A single Oncorhynchus tshawytscha isolate Ot180627B linkage group LG01, Otsh_v2.0, whole genome shotgun sequence DNA region contains:
- the nupr1b gene encoding nuclear protein 1, which translates to MASFVDVKNVEPTHFEEQHYDEYEYYNLSEKYTSGASRKGRSKKEASDNTNRPNPGGHERKLIEKLQNTEKKAKE; encoded by the exons ATGGCAAGTTTCGTAGACGTGAAGAATGTTGAGCCAACCCACTTTGAAGAACAACACTACGACGAATATGAATACTACAACCTTTCAGAAAAATACACAA GTGGCGCTAGCCGCAAGGGGAGGTCAAAGAAGGAAGCCAGCGACAATACCAACCGACCCAACCCCGGAGGCCACGAGCGCAAGCTCATAGAGAAACTTCAGAACACTGAAAAGAAGGCCAAGGAGTGA